In a single window of the Cupriavidus sp. P-10 genome:
- a CDS encoding bifunctional aspartate transaminase/aspartate 4-decarboxylase: MSKPDISKLASLSPFELKDELIKLASSDAERLMLNAGRGNPNFLATVPRHGFWQLGLFAMRESERSFSYMPEGVGGFPRRDGIEERFDLFAREFADTPGVKFLAGAVSYVRDQLGLNAGDFLYEMCEGILACNYPVPDRMLKLSETIVGQYIRKEMIGDHPFIGEFDLFAVEGGTAAMTYLFNTIRENHLLKAGDTIALGMPIFTPYIEIPELNDYQLEELSVDADPESRWQYSKKELDKLRDPKVKAFFLVNPSNPPSVRMSDESLEYLASIIEERPDLIILTDDVYGTFADNFVSLFAMCPKNTILVYSFSKYFGATGWRLGVIATHRDNIFDLQIGKLPQAQREQLNKRYSSITTEPEKLKFIDRLVADSRTVALNHTAGLSTPQQVQMVLFSLFSLMDTPDNYKNAMKRLIRSRKAALYREIGIAPEGDDPNAVDYYTLLDIEQLGGKAIGPEFVKWVMEAVEPNELLFELADEAGVVLLPGRGFGTRHPSGRVSLANLNEADYAKIGRAIRKLFEEYVEKYNAATGSKANKNVVKK; encoded by the coding sequence ATGAGCAAACCCGATATCTCCAAGCTGGCCAGCCTTTCCCCGTTCGAGCTGAAGGATGAGCTGATCAAGCTTGCCAGCAGCGATGCGGAACGCCTGATGCTTAATGCGGGCCGCGGCAATCCCAACTTCCTCGCCACCGTGCCGCGCCACGGCTTCTGGCAGCTGGGCCTGTTCGCCATGCGTGAATCGGAGCGTTCGTTTTCTTACATGCCCGAAGGCGTGGGGGGCTTTCCGCGCCGCGATGGCATCGAGGAACGCTTCGACCTGTTCGCGCGCGAATTCGCCGACACCCCGGGCGTGAAGTTCCTGGCCGGTGCGGTGTCGTACGTGCGCGACCAGCTCGGCCTGAATGCCGGCGACTTCCTCTACGAGATGTGCGAAGGCATCCTCGCCTGCAACTACCCGGTGCCGGATCGCATGCTGAAGCTGTCCGAGACCATCGTCGGCCAGTACATCCGCAAGGAGATGATCGGCGACCATCCGTTCATCGGCGAGTTCGACCTGTTCGCGGTCGAGGGCGGCACCGCGGCGATGACGTACCTGTTCAACACTATCCGCGAGAACCACCTGCTCAAGGCCGGCGACACCATCGCGCTGGGCATGCCGATCTTCACGCCGTATATCGAGATCCCCGAACTGAACGACTACCAGCTGGAAGAGCTGTCCGTCGACGCCGATCCCGAATCGCGCTGGCAATATTCGAAGAAGGAACTGGACAAGCTGCGCGACCCCAAGGTCAAGGCCTTCTTCCTGGTCAACCCTAGCAATCCGCCGTCGGTGCGCATGAGCGACGAGAGCCTGGAATACCTGGCCTCGATCATTGAAGAGCGCCCCGACCTGATCATCCTGACCGACGACGTCTACGGCACCTTTGCCGACAACTTCGTCTCGCTGTTCGCGATGTGCCCGAAGAACACCATCCTGGTGTACTCGTTCTCCAAGTACTTCGGCGCGACCGGCTGGCGCCTGGGCGTGATCGCCACGCACCGCGACAATATCTTCGACCTGCAGATCGGCAAGCTGCCGCAGGCGCAGCGCGAGCAGTTGAACAAGCGCTACAGCTCGATCACCACCGAGCCGGAGAAGCTCAAGTTCATCGACCGCCTGGTCGCCGACAGCCGCACCGTGGCGCTGAACCACACGGCTGGCCTGTCCACGCCGCAGCAGGTGCAGATGGTTCTGTTCTCGCTGTTCTCGCTGATGGACACGCCGGACAACTACAAGAACGCGATGAAGCGGCTGATCCGCAGCCGCAAGGCCGCGCTGTACCGCGAGATCGGCATTGCGCCGGAGGGCGATGACCCGAACGCGGTCGACTACTACACGCTGCTCGATATCGAGCAGCTCGGCGGCAAGGCGATCGGGCCGGAGTTCGTCAAATGGGTGATGGAGGCGGTCGAGCCCAACGAGCTGCTGTTCGAGCTGGCCGACGAGGCGGGCGTGGTGTTGCTGCCGGGCCGCGGGTTCGGTACGCGGCATCCGTCTGGCCGGGTGTCACTGGCCAACCTCAATGAAGCTGATTACGCCAAGATCGGCCGCGCGATCCGCAAGCTGTTCGAGGAGTATGTGGAGAAGTACAACGCGGCGACGGGGAGCAAGGCGAACAAGAACGTCGTGAAGAAGTAA
- a CDS encoding formimidoylglutamate deiminase, which translates to MSASQLFADWALLPEGWARDVLLAWDEQGRLTSVQAGATASAGVPRAAGPVLPGMPNLHSHAFQRGFAGLTECRSRPHGDNPASSDSFWSWRTLMYRFAQRISPDTLEAIATQLYIEMLRAGYTSVCEFHYVHHDANGKPYADAAEMSLRLLRAAQRTGIGMTLLPVLYQTAGFGGKPPLAEQRRFLHDTDAMLRLLERLSPVCAQAGARLGLAPHSLRAVPEHSLLHALSGLKAIDAQAPVHIHIAEQQREVDDCIAWSGTRPVTWLFDHVDVDARWCLVHATHMDWDERRRLAHSGAVAGICATTEANLGDGVFEAAPYLAQHGAWGIGSDSHASVSVAEELRLFEYGQRLGLQQRNVLASDAHLQVADRLYLEAVAGGARASGRDVAGLEPGQQADFVVLDGAHPTLAGLDGAQALATHVFANHGHETLADVRTAGRSRVQHGAHALQAEAARQFVAARAGLLAD; encoded by the coding sequence ATGAGCGCATCACAGCTCTTCGCAGACTGGGCCCTGCTGCCCGAAGGCTGGGCGCGCGACGTGCTGCTCGCGTGGGACGAGCAGGGCCGCCTGACCAGCGTGCAAGCCGGCGCCACTGCAAGTGCCGGCGTGCCGCGCGCAGCGGGCCCGGTGCTGCCAGGCATGCCCAACCTGCATTCGCACGCATTCCAGCGCGGCTTTGCCGGGCTGACCGAATGCCGCAGCCGCCCGCATGGCGACAACCCCGCCAGTTCCGATTCGTTCTGGAGCTGGCGCACGCTGATGTACCGTTTCGCGCAGCGGATCTCGCCCGACACGCTGGAAGCCATCGCCACGCAGCTCTACATCGAGATGCTGCGCGCGGGCTACACCAGCGTGTGCGAGTTCCACTACGTCCACCACGACGCCAACGGCAAGCCCTACGCCGATGCCGCCGAGATGTCGCTGCGGCTGCTGCGTGCGGCGCAGCGCACCGGCATCGGCATGACGCTGCTGCCGGTGCTGTACCAGACCGCCGGCTTCGGCGGCAAGCCGCCGCTGGCCGAGCAGCGCCGCTTCCTGCATGACACCGACGCCATGCTGCGGCTGCTGGAGCGCCTGTCGCCGGTGTGCGCGCAAGCCGGCGCACGTCTCGGGCTGGCGCCGCATTCGCTGCGCGCGGTGCCCGAACACAGCCTGCTGCATGCACTGTCGGGGCTGAAGGCGATCGACGCGCAGGCGCCGGTCCATATCCACATTGCCGAGCAGCAGCGCGAAGTCGACGACTGCATCGCCTGGTCTGGCACGCGCCCGGTGACATGGCTGTTCGATCATGTCGATGTCGATGCGCGCTGGTGCCTGGTGCACGCCACGCACATGGACTGGGATGAACGCCGCCGCCTCGCGCACAGCGGCGCCGTGGCCGGCATCTGTGCGACCACCGAAGCGAACCTCGGCGACGGCGTGTTCGAGGCGGCGCCTTACCTCGCGCAGCACGGCGCATGGGGCATCGGCTCAGACAGCCATGCCAGCGTCAGCGTGGCCGAGGAACTGCGGCTGTTCGAGTACGGCCAGCGGCTGGGCTTGCAGCAGCGCAACGTACTGGCCTCGGATGCCCACCTGCAGGTGGCCGATCGACTCTATCTGGAGGCCGTGGCAGGCGGCGCACGCGCCAGTGGCCGCGACGTGGCCGGGCTGGAACCTGGCCAGCAGGCGGACTTCGTGGTGCTGGACGGTGCGCATCCGACGCTGGCCGGCCTTGATGGCGCGCAGGCGCTGGCCACCCACGTGTTCGCCAACCACGGTCATGAGACACTAGCGGATGTCCGCACCGCCGGCCGCAGCCGCGTGCAGCATGGCGCGCATGCGCTGCAGGCCGAAGCGGCCCGGCAGTTCGTCGCCGCCCGCGCCGGCCTGCTGGCCGACTGA
- the aspT gene encoding aspartate-alanine antiporter, protein MEWLHDIFQKSPESALFLSLAVGYAIGKLTFGRFQLGGVAGSLLAAVVISQVGVEIDNGVKAVMFAVFIYAVGYESGPQFFNSLNRSSLREIAMAVFMALCGLVTVVVLAKLFHLDKGLAAGLAAGGMTQSAIIGTAGDAITKLGLPPDQVKTLQANVAIGYAVTYVFGSLGAIIVCVNILPRFMKSDLKTDAKKVEAQLHGGLPQFGPGQRGALPRLVGRLYRVNDATGKTVSQLEIGGEDLVTVEKVQRAGKQLEVTQDLVLQHDDLVLLVGRRDAIVPTAALIGAEVADADGMGAVMQSRNVVFTAKGMNNKTVAEIVDMVGRDMRHGVYIERIERYDHPLPLLPELKLQHGDIITLYGTPADTKRAAGMAGYELVPSEKTDFVYFGAGVLVGLLIGLLVWRVGSIPLTLGAGGGALLSGLVFGWARSKHKMFGAMPTAACQLLKDFGLAAFVAIVGINSGLQAVSTLRQSGLTIFILGAVVTLLPLFLTMLFGRYVLRYDNAALLAGALSGSRSANPAFGGILDKAESPVPTVPFAITYALANVLLTLLGPLVVGLV, encoded by the coding sequence ATGGAATGGTTGCATGACATTTTCCAGAAGTCGCCCGAATCGGCGCTCTTCCTTTCCCTGGCGGTCGGCTACGCCATCGGCAAGCTTACTTTCGGGCGCTTCCAGCTCGGCGGCGTGGCGGGCTCGCTGCTCGCCGCGGTGGTGATCAGCCAGGTCGGCGTCGAGATCGACAATGGCGTCAAGGCCGTGATGTTCGCGGTCTTTATCTATGCGGTCGGCTATGAAAGCGGTCCGCAATTCTTCAACTCGCTGAACCGCAGCTCGCTGCGCGAGATCGCGATGGCGGTCTTCATGGCGTTGTGCGGCCTGGTCACGGTGGTGGTGCTGGCCAAGCTGTTCCATCTCGACAAGGGCCTGGCCGCGGGGCTGGCCGCCGGCGGCATGACGCAGTCGGCAATCATCGGCACGGCGGGCGATGCCATCACCAAGCTGGGCTTGCCCCCCGACCAGGTCAAGACGCTGCAGGCCAACGTGGCGATCGGCTATGCCGTGACCTACGTGTTCGGCTCGCTGGGTGCGATCATTGTCTGCGTGAACATCCTGCCGCGCTTCATGAAGTCGGACCTGAAGACTGACGCCAAGAAGGTCGAGGCGCAGCTGCACGGCGGCCTGCCGCAGTTCGGCCCGGGCCAGCGCGGCGCGCTGCCGCGCCTGGTGGGCCGGCTTTACCGCGTGAACGATGCTACCGGCAAGACCGTCTCGCAACTGGAGATCGGCGGCGAGGACCTGGTGACCGTGGAAAAGGTGCAGCGCGCCGGCAAGCAGCTCGAAGTCACGCAGGACCTCGTGCTGCAGCACGACGACCTGGTACTGCTGGTCGGCCGCCGCGATGCGATCGTGCCGACGGCCGCGCTGATCGGGGCAGAAGTGGCCGACGCCGACGGCATGGGCGCGGTCATGCAGTCGCGCAACGTGGTGTTCACCGCCAAGGGCATGAACAACAAGACCGTGGCGGAGATCGTCGACATGGTGGGGCGCGACATGCGCCATGGCGTCTATATCGAGCGCATCGAGCGCTATGACCACCCGCTGCCGCTGCTGCCCGAACTGAAGCTGCAGCATGGCGACATCATCACGCTGTATGGCACCCCCGCCGACACCAAGCGCGCGGCCGGGATGGCTGGCTACGAGCTGGTGCCCAGCGAGAAGACTGACTTCGTCTACTTCGGCGCCGGCGTGCTGGTAGGCCTGCTGATCGGCCTCCTGGTCTGGCGCGTCGGCTCGATCCCGCTGACGCTGGGCGCGGGCGGCGGCGCGCTGCTGTCGGGCCTGGTGTTCGGCTGGGCGCGTTCCAAGCACAAGATGTTCGGCGCCATGCCGACCGCCGCGTGCCAGCTGCTGAAGGACTTCGGGCTGGCCGCGTTCGTCGCCATCGTCGGCATCAATTCAGGCTTGCAGGCGGTGTCGACGCTGCGCCAGAGCGGGCTGACCATCTTCATCCTGGGCGCGGTGGTGACGCTGCTGCCGCTGTTCCTGACGATGCTGTTCGGCCGCTACGTGCTCAGGTATGACAACGCCGCGCTGCTGGCCGGCGCGCTGTCCGGCTCGCGCAGTGCCAACCCGGCCTTCGGCGGCATCCTCGACAAGGCCGAAAGCCCGGTGCCGACCGTTCCCTTCGCCATCACCTACGCCCTCGCCAACGTGCTGTTGACCCTGCTGGGGCCGCTGGTGGTGGGCCTCGTATAG
- the hutG gene encoding N-formylglutamate deformylase, with product MSFSTDTPAFTLHRGTRPLLVSMPHVGTHLPASVSQRLTAEARTVPDTDWHLERLYGFARELGASVLVATHSRYVVDLNRPPDNANLYPGQDTTGLCPVDTFDKTALYADGSNGPDDAEIAARRDAIWRPYHEALAAELARLKAEHGTVALWDAHSIRSALPRFFEGKLPDFNLGTANGESCDAGLANQLLELASAVPGHTAVLNGRFKGGYITRQYGKPQDGVHAVQLELSQCAYMSETYPFAYDEARSAGLQPALQGMLATVLAFVESR from the coding sequence ATGTCCTTCTCCACCGATACCCCCGCCTTCACCCTGCATCGCGGCACGCGCCCGCTGCTCGTATCGATGCCGCACGTCGGCACGCACCTGCCGGCTTCGGTCTCGCAGCGCCTCACCGCCGAGGCCCGCACCGTGCCCGACACCGACTGGCACCTGGAACGCCTGTACGGCTTTGCCCGCGAGCTGGGCGCGTCCGTGCTGGTCGCCACGCATTCGCGCTACGTGGTGGACCTGAACCGTCCGCCCGACAACGCCAACCTGTATCCCGGCCAGGACACCACCGGCCTGTGCCCGGTCGACACCTTCGACAAGACGGCGCTTTATGCCGATGGCAGCAACGGCCCCGACGACGCGGAAATCGCCGCGCGCCGCGACGCGATCTGGCGCCCGTATCATGAAGCGCTGGCCGCGGAACTGGCGCGCCTGAAGGCCGAGCACGGCACCGTCGCGCTGTGGGATGCGCACTCGATCCGCTCGGCGCTGCCGCGCTTCTTCGAGGGCAAGCTGCCGGATTTCAATCTCGGCACGGCCAATGGCGAGAGCTGCGACGCGGGGCTGGCGAACCAGCTGCTCGAACTGGCGAGCGCTGTGCCCGGCCATACCGCGGTGCTCAACGGGCGTTTCAAGGGCGGCTATATCACGCGCCAGTACGGCAAGCCGCAGGATGGCGTGCACGCGGTGCAGCTTGAGCTGTCGCAGTGTGCGTATATGAGCGAGACATATCCGTTCGCCTATGACGAGGCGCGGTCGGCGGGGCTGCAGCCGGCGCTGCAAGGCATGCTGGCCACGGTGCTCGCGTTCGTCGAATCGCGGTAA